In Opitutus sp., one genomic interval encodes:
- a CDS encoding LptF/LptG family permease, translated as MNLIDRYLLREWLKMLGLVLAATLGLLLMQAMFEDFRDLLANGARFTDVVIYYMIKLPSYLSVVLPLALLVSLLYTLGQLHRNNEITAMRAAGVGLFRITRGIWAVGVLLCGVMWYINATVIPWSMEEARAIKDDIAYRHASKSLTVEHLGVKPNVAFDNRKDGRMWFFNRYGQFSRRGYGVTVVELDGQRREKSRLLAREASRDPVRGGWVFRDGRELTVNAEDGEVERSKLFTELHRPDWDEDPALMLIFDAKPQNLSFTQLQRIIAFFSVDDNPKLKAYQVRYYGLLADTLGPLIIIALAIPFAVSGVRVNPAVGVTKSLGLFVVYFILLKTSSMLGGRDVIPVLWAALLPSLTMFGAGLFFLARVR; from the coding sequence TTGAATCTCATCGATCGCTACCTTTTGCGCGAGTGGCTGAAAATGCTCGGGCTCGTGCTGGCCGCTACCCTCGGGTTGCTGCTCATGCAGGCGATGTTCGAGGATTTTCGTGACCTGCTGGCCAACGGCGCCCGGTTCACCGACGTGGTCATTTACTACATGATCAAGTTGCCCAGTTATCTGTCGGTCGTGCTGCCGCTGGCATTGCTGGTTTCGCTGCTCTACACCTTAGGCCAACTGCACCGCAATAATGAGATCACCGCCATGCGCGCGGCCGGCGTGGGCTTGTTTCGCATTACGCGCGGCATCTGGGCCGTGGGCGTGCTCCTGTGCGGGGTAATGTGGTACATCAACGCCACGGTGATCCCGTGGTCGATGGAGGAAGCCCGGGCGATCAAGGACGACATCGCCTATCGCCACGCCTCGAAAAGCCTCACGGTTGAGCACCTTGGCGTGAAGCCGAATGTTGCCTTCGATAACCGCAAGGACGGACGCATGTGGTTTTTTAATCGTTACGGCCAATTCAGCCGCCGCGGTTATGGGGTTACCGTGGTGGAACTCGATGGCCAACGCCGCGAAAAATCCCGGCTGTTGGCCCGCGAGGCTTCACGCGATCCAGTGCGCGGCGGTTGGGTGTTTCGCGACGGCCGCGAGCTCACCGTTAATGCCGAGGATGGTGAGGTCGAACGCTCCAAGCTGTTTACCGAACTGCATCGGCCGGATTGGGATGAGGATCCCGCGCTCATGCTCATTTTTGATGCCAAGCCCCAGAACCTTTCCTTTACGCAACTCCAGCGCATCATCGCCTTTTTCTCAGTCGACGATAACCCCAAGTTGAAGGCCTATCAGGTGCGGTATTATGGGCTTCTTGCGGACACGCTGGGACCGCTGATCATTATCGCTCTGGCCATACCCTTTGCGGTGAGCGGCGTGCGGGTTAATCCGGCCGTGGGTGTGACCAAGTCGCTCGGCCTGTTTGTGGTCTATTTTATCCTTCTTAAAACCAGCTCGATGCTCGGTGGCCGCGACGTGATTCCGGTGCTATGGGCGGCGCTGCTTCCGAGCCTGACGATGTTTGGCGCGGGGCTGTTCTTTTTGGCCCGCGTGCGCTGA
- a CDS encoding glycoside hydrolase family 3 C-terminal domain-containing protein, whose protein sequence is MRLPLAILVPLLAVIMHAETPSSPDRVETLLARLTLDEKLGQLTQGVIHTPEHVEAALADVRAGRYGSFILSAPPEIATALRNQVQNAAVGQSRLGIPLLFGADTIHGYRTTFPIPLALAAAWDTDLVERTQAVAARETRAVGAEWIFAPMCDLARDPRWGRVAETFGEDPYLGARLVAASVRGFQGSNPAAPDRAAATLKHFVGYSATTGGRDYNTTDITPFTLRNAHLPAFESGIQAGALGVMSAFNAIDGIPAVANGALLNGVLRDEWKFTGLVVSDWNSVAESIEWGYAANRAEAARRALLAGNDMDMISGCYRETLASQVANGSVPLAVVDEAVRRVLRLKLRVGLFETPFADPTAPARAFMQADAVTLAREAAARSLVLLKNDGVLPLAVSPATQGAEATPAARVRRIALVGPLADDATEMLGTWPGHGRSEDVVTLATGLRERLGTTATLTVNRGCDLLPSGPRTRALPDGSVVIDEAANHTAAVADETDFTAAVAAAREADVIIAAVGEPRGWSGENASRAELTLTGRQSELLRALAATGKPLVVVVFSGRPLALTETAEKANALVQAWHPGLQAGPALAAMLCGDLAPVGRLPMSFPRATGQVPVYYNYATTGRPDMVDYRDLTRDPLYRFGYGLTYTTFSYGSVEIVPPTIDGQSARARATVKNTGSRTGEAVAQLYVRDVACSEGARPAQELRGWQRLTLAPGESRTVEFTLTDEALGFIDRAGLHRVESGEYRVWIAPHAGTGEAAVYQRP, encoded by the coding sequence ATGCGCCTGCCACTCGCCATCCTCGTCCCGTTACTCGCGGTTATTATGCACGCCGAAACCCCGTCCTCCCCTGACCGCGTTGAAACCCTACTGGCGCGCCTGACGCTCGACGAGAAATTGGGCCAACTCACCCAGGGCGTCATCCACACCCCCGAGCACGTCGAAGCTGCACTGGCCGATGTGCGCGCCGGCCGCTACGGCTCGTTTATCTTAAGCGCCCCGCCCGAGATCGCCACCGCGCTACGCAATCAGGTCCAGAACGCCGCTGTCGGCCAATCTCGCCTCGGCATTCCGCTGCTCTTTGGGGCCGACACCATTCACGGCTACCGCACGACTTTCCCCATCCCACTCGCCCTCGCCGCGGCGTGGGATACGGACCTGGTGGAACGCACTCAAGCCGTTGCCGCCCGCGAAACACGTGCGGTGGGCGCCGAGTGGATTTTCGCGCCGATGTGTGATCTGGCCCGCGACCCACGCTGGGGCCGCGTCGCCGAGACCTTTGGCGAAGACCCGTATCTCGGCGCGCGTTTGGTCGCCGCTTCGGTGCGCGGGTTTCAGGGCAGCAACCCGGCTGCGCCCGATCGCGCGGCGGCCACGCTCAAACATTTCGTCGGATACAGCGCGACGACCGGCGGGCGCGATTACAACACCACGGACATCACGCCGTTCACCCTGCGTAACGCCCACCTGCCCGCCTTCGAATCCGGCATCCAAGCCGGCGCTCTCGGCGTGATGAGCGCCTTCAACGCCATCGACGGCATCCCGGCCGTCGCCAACGGCGCGCTTCTCAACGGCGTTCTTCGCGATGAGTGGAAATTCACCGGCCTGGTCGTGAGCGACTGGAACAGCGTCGCGGAGAGTATCGAATGGGGTTACGCGGCCAACCGTGCTGAAGCCGCCCGCCGCGCACTGCTGGCCGGCAACGACATGGACATGATCTCCGGCTGCTACCGCGAAACCCTCGCATCCCAAGTCGCCAACGGCAGCGTGCCACTGGCTGTAGTCGACGAAGCCGTACGGCGCGTCCTCCGCCTGAAACTGCGCGTCGGCCTGTTTGAAACCCCGTTCGCCGATCCCACGGCCCCAGCACGAGCGTTCATGCAAGCGGACGCGGTTACGTTGGCCCGCGAAGCAGCCGCCCGATCCCTCGTTTTGCTTAAAAACGACGGCGTTTTACCGCTCGCCGTGTCGCCTGCAACGCAGGGTGCGGAGGCAACCCCCGCCGCACGCGTGCGCCGCATCGCACTGGTCGGGCCGCTGGCCGACGACGCGACAGAAATGCTCGGAACCTGGCCCGGCCACGGACGCAGCGAAGACGTTGTCACGCTCGCGACGGGCCTGCGCGAACGACTGGGAACCACCGCTACACTCACGGTTAATCGCGGCTGCGATTTACTCCCCTCCGGCCCACGCACACGCGCTCTGCCTGACGGCTCCGTGGTCATCGACGAAGCTGCCAACCACACTGCGGCAGTAGCCGACGAAACTGATTTTACCGCTGCCGTCGCCGCCGCGCGCGAGGCCGATGTAATCATTGCCGCCGTCGGCGAGCCGCGCGGCTGGTCGGGCGAAAACGCCTCCCGCGCCGAACTCACCCTCACCGGTAGGCAATCGGAGTTATTGCGCGCTCTCGCTGCCACCGGAAAACCGCTGGTCGTCGTGGTATTTAGCGGACGCCCGCTGGCGCTCACCGAGACCGCCGAAAAGGCCAACGCCTTGGTGCAAGCCTGGCACCCCGGACTGCAAGCCGGTCCCGCGCTCGCCGCCATGCTTTGCGGCGATCTGGCACCGGTCGGGCGCCTGCCAATGTCGTTCCCGAGGGCGACGGGGCAAGTGCCGGTTTACTACAACTACGCGACCACCGGTCGGCCCGACATGGTGGATTACCGCGACCTGACGCGCGACCCGCTGTACCGCTTTGGTTACGGGCTCACCTATACGACATTCAGCTACGGTTCGGTTGAAATCGTCCCGCCGACAATCGACGGGCAATCTGCTCGAGCGCGTGCCACCGTCAAAAACACCGGCAGCCGAACGGGAGAAGCCGTAGCGCAACTCTACGTGCGCGACGTCGCCTGCTCGGAAGGTGCCCGGCCCGCGCAAGAGTTACGCGGCTGGCAACGGTTGACGCTCGCGCCCGGGGAAAGCCGCACGGTGGAGTTTACCCTCACCGACGAAGCGCTCGGTTTCATCGACCGCGCCGGCCTGCACCGGGTGGAGTCGGGCGAATACCGCGTATGGATCGCTCCCCACGCGGGCACCGGTGAGGCGGCCGTGTACCAGCGCCCGTGA
- a CDS encoding ATP-dependent helicase, protein MDNHHSSSDRTASRDSVPSIDFRAALNDEQFAAVTAEPGPLLILAGAGSGKTRTLTYRVAYLLSQGVRPSEILLLTFTNKAAKEMLHRVHDLTGVEPGRFWGGTFHSIGNRALRIYGEAIGLQKNFTILDADESEAMLKQVVEIENKLFFKDKTNPKPGPLFNVLSLARNTQRSVGVTVERYFPQYSEIKHMLPAFAAAYAERKRSQAVLDYDDLLELWLELLKKAPDVAAYFAQRFRHVLVDEYQDTNTIQSQIIDALAPHHRVMAVGDDAQCIYSWRGADFENIMTFEDRHPGTFIHRIETNYRSTPQILQLANGVLEAQPKGRHFDKELRACRKNGQKPLIVQAIDDREQADFILKRTRSLINDDGVSPGEIAILYRSHFHALEIQLAFSRAGVPYQITSGVKFFERQHVRDLIAFVQFVVNPRNESAWNRIAILLPKIGDKGAQKIHAAALDHAKLMQRDFIDALATDDVKSKVAKDAKDEWASFCASLKEISDAMRCGKPEAVVSTAIDGWYGDYMKGEYADYIDRLEELKALIGFASRFDDLAEMLSQVALMNGETSERHVDVPPDSVKLTTVHQSKGLEFDVVFVIGVADGMFPGRRSIEADDVEEERRLFYVAVTRAKNELYICYPKVATRAGPGGMMLTPSRFITELSPELYEPLRIKRQFGW, encoded by the coding sequence ATGGACAACCACCACTCTTCCTCCGACCGCACCGCCTCCCGTGACAGCGTCCCGTCCATCGACTTCCGCGCGGCCCTTAACGACGAGCAATTCGCCGCCGTCACCGCCGAGCCCGGCCCGCTCCTGATCCTCGCCGGCGCCGGTTCGGGCAAGACCCGCACCCTCACCTACCGCGTCGCCTACCTGCTCTCCCAGGGCGTGCGTCCCTCCGAGATCCTGCTGCTCACCTTTACCAACAAGGCCGCCAAGGAAATGCTCCACCGGGTCCACGACCTCACCGGGGTCGAGCCGGGGCGGTTCTGGGGCGGCACGTTTCACTCCATCGGCAACCGCGCCCTGCGCATCTACGGCGAGGCCATCGGGCTCCAGAAAAATTTCACCATCCTCGATGCCGATGAGTCGGAGGCGATGCTCAAGCAGGTGGTCGAAATCGAGAACAAGCTGTTTTTTAAAGATAAGACCAACCCCAAGCCGGGCCCGCTGTTCAACGTCCTCTCGCTCGCCCGCAACACCCAGCGCAGCGTCGGCGTTACCGTCGAACGCTACTTCCCCCAGTATTCGGAGATCAAACACATGCTGCCGGCCTTCGCCGCCGCCTACGCGGAGAGGAAGCGCTCCCAGGCCGTGCTCGACTACGACGACTTGCTCGAACTGTGGCTGGAGCTGTTGAAAAAAGCCCCCGATGTCGCGGCCTATTTCGCCCAGCGCTTCCGCCACGTGCTCGTCGACGAGTACCAGGACACCAACACAATTCAGTCGCAGATCATCGACGCCCTCGCCCCGCATCACCGCGTGATGGCTGTCGGTGACGACGCGCAGTGCATCTACTCGTGGCGCGGCGCGGATTTCGAAAACATCATGACGTTTGAGGACCGCCACCCCGGCACGTTCATCCACCGCATCGAGACCAACTATCGCTCCACCCCGCAGATCCTCCAGCTCGCCAACGGCGTACTCGAAGCCCAACCCAAAGGTCGCCACTTCGATAAAGAGCTTCGCGCCTGCCGCAAGAACGGCCAAAAACCCCTGATCGTCCAGGCTATCGACGACCGTGAACAGGCAGATTTTATCCTCAAACGCACGCGCTCGTTAATTAACGACGACGGCGTTTCCCCCGGCGAAATCGCCATCCTCTACCGCTCGCATTTCCACGCGCTGGAAATCCAGCTGGCGTTCTCCCGCGCCGGCGTGCCCTACCAGATCACCAGCGGCGTGAAGTTCTTCGAGCGCCAACACGTGCGCGACCTGATCGCGTTTGTCCAATTCGTGGTCAACCCGCGCAACGAATCCGCGTGGAACCGCATCGCCATTCTCCTTCCAAAAATCGGCGACAAGGGCGCGCAAAAGATTCACGCCGCCGCCCTCGACCACGCCAAACTCATGCAGCGCGACTTCATCGACGCGCTCGCCACCGACGACGTGAAGAGCAAGGTCGCCAAGGATGCCAAGGACGAGTGGGCCAGCTTCTGCGCCTCGCTCAAAGAAATCTCCGATGCCATGCGCTGCGGCAAACCCGAGGCGGTCGTCTCCACCGCCATTGACGGCTGGTACGGCGATTACATGAAGGGCGAATACGCCGACTACATCGACCGCCTGGAGGAGTTAAAGGCGCTGATCGGTTTCGCCAGCCGCTTCGACGACCTGGCCGAGATGCTTTCGCAGGTCGCACTAATGAACGGTGAAACCAGCGAGCGCCACGTCGATGTGCCGCCCGATTCGGTTAAACTCACCACGGTGCACCAGTCGAAGGGATTGGAGTTTGACGTGGTGTTTGTGATCGGGGTGGCCGACGGCATGTTCCCGGGGCGCCGATCGATCGAAGCCGACGACGTCGAGGAAGAGCGCCGTTTGTTTTACGTCGCGGTGACGCGGGCCAAAAACGAGCTCTACATTTGTTACCCGAAAGTGGCCACCCGGGCCGGCCCAGGCGGCATGATGCTCACGCCGAGCCGCTTCATCACCGAACTCTCGCCCGAGCTCTACGAACCCCTGCGGATCAAACGCCAGTTCGGCTGGTGA
- a CDS encoding efflux RND transporter periplasmic adaptor subunit gives MKFVSLTHPLRFALPLLVAPLLAAATSDRRANTIILDETGVKNLRIQTVQVEPDVFNETVFALGRIEVLPGKRAVVSSRIPGRVLAVNLEHDHPVNQGESPFLVESRQLGDPPPSVTLNAPLSGIVSAVHAVVGEPVDPDKPLAEIVDLTTVYAIARVPEHLASRLKVGQRAQITVTAASEDIFTTELHHVGALADAASGTVEAAFQVANPGLKLRPGMRAEFSIVTAHRSDVTSVPRSAIQGTPSSRFVYVKDFDLANAFVKTPVVTGASNDRVVEIISGLLPADEVVTQGAYSLAFAGGGTLSLKEALDAAHGHEHNADGSEITATSKAAKAKASGDQGHAHSEHAHGDSTLWKILSGVFFVAFLVTLFSKSARPAPGVGRSNPDTTEGVPPSVNPKP, from the coding sequence ATGAAATTCGTCAGCCTCACCCACCCGCTCCGCTTCGCATTGCCCCTCTTGGTTGCCCCCTTGCTTGCGGCCGCTACCTCCGATCGACGCGCCAACACCATCATCCTCGACGAGACGGGAGTTAAAAACCTCCGCATCCAGACCGTGCAGGTGGAGCCCGATGTATTTAACGAAACCGTATTCGCCTTGGGGCGCATCGAAGTTTTACCCGGCAAACGTGCCGTCGTCAGCAGCCGCATCCCGGGACGAGTGCTCGCCGTAAACCTTGAGCATGACCACCCGGTTAATCAGGGTGAATCCCCCTTTCTCGTCGAAAGCCGCCAACTCGGCGATCCGCCACCCTCGGTCACGTTAAACGCACCGCTTAGCGGCATCGTCAGTGCGGTCCACGCCGTCGTCGGCGAGCCAGTTGACCCCGACAAGCCGCTGGCGGAAATCGTCGACCTGACCACCGTCTACGCGATTGCCCGCGTGCCCGAGCACCTCGCCAGCCGACTGAAGGTCGGGCAACGGGCCCAGATCACCGTGACCGCGGCCTCTGAAGACATTTTCACCACCGAGCTTCACCACGTTGGAGCCTTGGCCGATGCCGCCAGCGGCACCGTTGAGGCGGCCTTTCAAGTGGCCAACCCCGGCCTCAAACTACGCCCCGGGATGCGCGCTGAGTTCTCAATCGTCACAGCGCACCGCAGCGACGTCACCAGTGTTCCGCGCAGCGCAATCCAGGGAACGCCCTCGAGCCGCTTCGTGTACGTGAAGGACTTCGATCTAGCCAACGCGTTTGTGAAAACTCCAGTGGTGACCGGCGCCAGTAATGATCGTGTCGTTGAAATCATCAGCGGCTTACTTCCCGCCGACGAAGTCGTCACCCAGGGCGCCTATTCGCTGGCCTTCGCGGGCGGTGGCACGCTGTCGCTCAAAGAAGCTCTCGATGCAGCACATGGCCACGAACACAATGCCGATGGCTCCGAAATCACCGCCACGTCCAAAGCCGCTAAAGCCAAGGCCTCGGGCGACCAGGGCCATGCGCATAGCGAACACGCCCACGGCGACAGCACGCTTTGGAAAATCCTCAGCGGCGTGTTTTTCGTGGCGTTTCTCGTAACCCTTTTTAGCAAGTCCGCGCGGCCCGCCCCCGGTGTCGGCCGTTCAAATCCGGACACCACTGAAGGGGTCCCGCCCTCGGTCAACCCCAAGCCCTAA
- a CDS encoding TolC family protein, with product MPLKRLLHPHLSRIGCVALTLATVSFGQTPSDSPLTLQVALARASELNPRLAALGYAQTASEALIEQAGQRPSPTVALSADDLLGTGDYTGLGRSQTTLQLSQTLERGGKREKRIHLASHEREAAAAEFVVQRTDVLAATALAYTACLAAEKRLVLAEDAVKQARELLAALTTRVHSGAGSPTETARARSALVAAQADLARAQAAAASTRATLATYWNGTDTELAPLIGELRIPASLPDATLALDQLGQNPRIALQQARIASQRSTLQVAKSQTAVDVTASGGLRYYREDSDGALVLGVSVPLPMRNYNQGNIRAARASLAGAEQTLVAIKAELRAQLAAAWQELKTAHLTVLTLNRDARPATEEALALVRRGYAQGEIPLTEVFEAQRAQSVLSREILDAEWAYAAALVRFEALTNSTYPLTSALLSPR from the coding sequence ATGCCCCTGAAGCGCCTTCTGCACCCTCACCTTTCGCGGATTGGCTGCGTGGCCCTAACCTTGGCAACGGTTAGCTTTGGCCAAACCCCGTCCGACTCCCCGCTCACGCTGCAAGTCGCCCTGGCGCGTGCGAGCGAACTCAACCCGCGCCTAGCCGCACTGGGCTACGCTCAGACGGCCAGCGAGGCGTTGATCGAGCAGGCTGGGCAGCGCCCCTCACCCACGGTGGCCCTCAGCGCCGATGACCTGCTGGGCACCGGTGATTACACGGGTCTTGGCCGCTCACAAACCACGCTGCAATTGAGCCAAACCCTAGAACGCGGCGGCAAACGCGAAAAGCGCATCCATCTCGCCAGTCACGAGCGCGAGGCGGCCGCCGCCGAGTTTGTGGTGCAGCGCACCGACGTGCTCGCCGCCACCGCATTGGCCTACACCGCCTGCCTCGCTGCCGAAAAACGCCTCGTCCTTGCCGAGGATGCGGTAAAGCAGGCCCGTGAACTGCTCGCAGCCCTCACCACGCGCGTTCATTCCGGCGCAGGGTCGCCCACTGAAACGGCGCGGGCCCGCAGCGCTCTGGTGGCCGCCCAGGCCGACCTCGCGCGCGCCCAAGCCGCCGCTGCCAGCACCCGCGCCACGCTGGCAACGTATTGGAACGGCACCGACACCGAGCTCGCCCCGCTGATTGGGGAACTGCGAATCCCGGCTTCGCTCCCCGACGCCACGCTAGCGCTGGATCAACTCGGCCAAAACCCGCGCATCGCCCTACAGCAGGCGCGCATCGCCAGCCAGCGATCCACCCTGCAGGTTGCCAAATCGCAGACGGCCGTCGACGTGACGGCGAGCGGTGGGCTGCGCTATTACAGGGAGGACTCCGACGGTGCGCTCGTTTTGGGCGTCTCGGTGCCGCTGCCGATGCGCAATTACAATCAGGGCAACATCCGTGCCGCCCGCGCCAGCCTTGCGGGCGCCGAGCAGACGTTGGTCGCCATCAAGGCCGAACTACGCGCGCAGCTGGCCGCCGCATGGCAGGAGTTAAAAACCGCGCACCTCACCGTCCTAACCTTGAACCGGGATGCCCGCCCCGCCACCGAAGAAGCGCTCGCCCTCGTCCGGCGCGGCTACGCGCAGGGTGAAATTCCCTTAACCGAGGTCTTCGAAGCCCAGCGCGCGCAATCCGTCCTCTCCCGCGAAATCCTCGATGCCGAATGGGCCTACGCCGCCGCACTCGTACGCTTCGAAGCCCTCACCAACTCCACTTACCCGCTCACCAGCGCCCTGCTTTCCCCCCGATGA
- a CDS encoding dihydroorotate dehydrogenase-like protein has translation MNLETKYLGLTLRNPLVVGASPFCDNLDASKRLEEAGASAIVMHSLFEEQIDLEQQALIHHMETSAESNFEATSYFPHYDDYQLTPDTYLRALVRLKSGLSIPVIASLNGRRLGGWVDYARQLESAGADALELNTYQLATDPDVSGEDIETEIRSIVRAVSEAVRIPVSVKLSPFHASLAHFAASLEQQGAEGLVLFNRFFQPDFDIDELEVVPRLKLSYSSELLLRLRWLSILSPKLKGSLACSGGVHTPDDLIKSILGGAHAVQIVSVLLEHGPRTIPVLLDGLTGWMSEHGHEDLSTMRGALNLKRCPDAAAHERANYIKILQSWKI, from the coding sequence ATGAATCTAGAAACCAAATACCTCGGCCTCACGCTGCGAAATCCCCTCGTCGTAGGTGCCTCGCCTTTTTGTGATAACCTCGATGCAAGTAAGCGGCTTGAGGAAGCCGGTGCGTCCGCGATCGTCATGCACTCGCTGTTTGAGGAGCAAATCGACCTCGAACAACAGGCGCTGATTCACCACATGGAAACCTCCGCCGAAAGTAATTTCGAGGCGACTTCCTACTTTCCTCATTACGACGATTATCAGCTCACTCCCGATACCTACCTGCGAGCGTTGGTGCGGCTCAAATCCGGCTTGTCCATTCCGGTGATCGCCTCGTTGAACGGCCGCCGTCTGGGAGGCTGGGTCGATTATGCCCGCCAATTGGAGTCTGCCGGTGCTGATGCGCTGGAACTGAATACCTATCAGCTCGCCACCGATCCTGATGTTTCCGGTGAAGACATCGAAACAGAAATCCGCTCCATCGTGCGCGCCGTCTCCGAGGCCGTGCGTATTCCTGTTTCGGTTAAACTTTCCCCCTTCCACGCCTCGTTGGCGCATTTTGCCGCCTCGCTGGAGCAACAAGGTGCGGAGGGGCTGGTGCTTTTTAACCGGTTTTTCCAACCAGATTTCGACATCGATGAACTCGAAGTGGTGCCCCGTCTCAAGCTCTCGTACTCGTCCGAGTTGCTCCTGCGTCTGCGCTGGCTCTCGATCCTCTCGCCAAAGCTAAAAGGTTCGCTGGCCTGCAGTGGAGGGGTGCATACGCCTGACGACCTGATCAAGTCGATTCTAGGTGGTGCTCATGCGGTGCAGATCGTCTCGGTGCTGCTTGAACATGGCCCCCGCACCATCCCGGTTCTCCTCGATGGCCTGACGGGTTGGATGAGCGAACATGGCCACGAGGATCTCTCGACCATGCGAGGTGCGCTCAATCTTAAACGCTGCCCGGACGCAGCCGCCCACGAACGCGCCAATTACATCAAGATTCTCCAAAGCTGGAAAATCTGA